A genomic window from Triticum urartu cultivar G1812 chromosome 7, Tu2.1, whole genome shotgun sequence includes:
- the LOC125522523 gene encoding phosphoglycerate kinase, cytosolic-like produces the protein MPTKRSVGTLGDKDLSGKKVLLRADLNVPLDDGQRIADDNRIRASVPTIKFLMGKGARVVLASHLGRPKGVTPKYSLKPLVPRLSELLGVDVVMANDCIGEEVEKLAAALPDGGVLLLENVRFYKEEEKNDPEFAKKLASVADLYVNDAFGTAHRAHASTEGVTKYLRPAVAGFLMQKELDYLIGAVANPKKPFAAIVGGSKVSTKIGVIESLLAKVDILILGGGMIYTFYKAQGHAVGKSLVEEDKLGLANLLIEKAKSKGVSLLLPTDIVVADNFAADAESKIVPASAIPDGWMGLDVGPDSIKKFSETLDTTKTVIWNGPMGVFEFEKFAAGTDAIAKKLADITAKGVTTIIGGGDSVAAVEKAGLVSKMSHISTGGGASLELLEGKTLPGVLALDDA, from the exons ATGCCGACCAAGAGGAGCGTGGGCACCCTGGGCGACAAGGACCTCAGCGGGAAGAAGGTGCTCCTCCGCGCCGACCTCAACGTGCCGCTGGACGACGGCCAGAGGATCGCCGACGACAACCGCATCCGCGCCTCCGTGCCCACCATCAAGTTCCTCATGGGGAAGGGCGCCAGGGTCGTCCTGGCCAGCCATCTG GGCCGTCCAAAAGGGGTCACCCCGAAGTACAGCTTGAAGCCTCTTGTTCCCCGCCTGTCTGAGCTTCTTGGAGTCGAT GTTGTGATGGCCAATGACTGCATCGGTGAGGAAGTTGAGAAATTAGCTGCTGCTTTACCAGATGGAGGTGTCCTACTTCTAGAGAATGTGAGATTCTACAAGGAGGAAGAGAAGAATGACCCTGAGTTCGCCAAGAAACTAGCATCCGTTGCTGATCTGTATGTAAATGATGCCTTTGGCACTGCACATAGAGCACATGCTTCAACAGAGGGAGTTACCAAGTATTTGAGGCCTGCTGTCGCTGGCTTTCTTATGCAGAAG GAACTTGACTATCTTATTGGAGCAGTTGCCAACCCGAAAAAGCCATTTGCTGCAATTGTTGGTGGATCCAAAGTGTCAACCAAGATTGGGGTGATCGAGTCTCTTTTGGCGAAGGTTGACATCCTCATCCTTGGTGGCGGTATGATTTACACATTTTACAAGGCACAGGGGCATGCTGTTGGAAAATCTCTTGTGGAGGAAGACAAGCTTGGACTGGCAAACTTGCTTATTGAGAAGGCCAAGTCGAAGGGAGTCTCTCTTTTGCTTCCCACTGATATTGTGGTGGCTGATAATTTTGCTGCAGATGCTGAGAGCAAG ATTGTTCCTGCCTCTGCTATTCCTGATGGTTGGATGGGTCTTGACGTCGGCCCGGATTCTATCAAGAAATTCAGTGAAACTTTGGACACTACCAAGACTGTCATCTGGAATGGGCCGATGGGAGTTTTTGAATTTGAGAAGTTCGCAGCTGGCACTGAT GCGATCGCGAAAAAGTTGGCTGATATCACAGCAAAAGGCGTGACAACCATCATCGGCGGTGGCGACTCTGTTGCTGCCGTCGAGAAGGCAGGGTTGGTGAGTAAGATGAGCCACATTTCAACCGGGGGTGGCGCAAGCCTGGAGCTGTTGGAAGGCAAGACCCTCCCAGGCGTCCTTGCTCTCGACGACGCGTAG